One genomic region from Cucumis melo cultivar AY chromosome 9, USDA_Cmelo_AY_1.0, whole genome shotgun sequence encodes:
- the LOC103483015 gene encoding cation/H(+) antiporter 4-like, producing the protein MASNFTIYNNIFGSVHGNFLTLCFHTPPKINSDGIWDFVFGYASKIRSSPLPLLELQMLLIFFVIIILHCFLHLFGLPVFVSQMIAGLILGSSWRGSFSSFDNFKDDVFMTASQEIVSLLAGFGYTLFVFLIGVRMDLSVVKRSGRQSLIGGVLSIVIPAILGSLTAFGFSRLGKTHETANMEFVAANQSYTSFAVVVCLLDHLKILNSEVGRLVLSTTIVADLVGLSFSFIITVVENVQSQGALSGLMTIALAVGSMVLVVFLFRPAMLWIVRSTPSGRPVPDGYICIIIVLVLVSSATSNIMGRTVYSGPFILGLIVPEGPPLGASLVNKLDSIITSVFVPLFVTICVMKVDLSFLLYDGEFFIYSTIVIFISTIGKLAVSVGTALYFKMSSHDALAFGLIMCTKGIVELAACSFFYDSNLLSKQTFAVLIVDILIFSILMPMLVKWFYDPSRKYSHYQKKNILNLKPDAELSILGCIHTQDDLPVLLNLLDASCPTEESPVSLYALHLVELVGRATPVFITHELHDKKCSSEVMVSDSLIQMLRKYEMSNEGVVSIEAFTAIAPMKLMHDDICTVAVNKLTSIIILPFHRRWTREGFVDSEDNTIRALNCQVLERAPCSVGILIDRGHLLSYRSFGGSCASLLQVAMVFIGGQDDREAFSFARRMVKELSTAQLTVIRLLAEDESISHWEMVLDTELLNDVKHSFVGGEPFRYVEKRADEGSETASIVRSLGDEYDLIIVGRREGIDSPQTSGLMEWNEFPELGIIGDMLASADSHVKASTLVVQQQQQWSFYKQ; encoded by the exons ATGGCTTCCAATTTCACCATTTACAACAATATTTTTGGTTCAGTTCATGGGAATTTCTTAACCCTTTGCTTTCATACGCCTCCAAAGATTAATTCCGATGGCATTTGGGATTTTGTTTTTGGGTATGCTTCTAAAATTAGGTCTTCTCCTCTTCCATTGTTGGAGCTTCAAATGCTGCTTATTTTCTTTGTCATTATCATCCTCCATTGCTTCCTTCACCTCTTTGGTCTCCCTGTTTTTGTCTCTCAAATGATT GCTGGCTTGATACTTGGATCATCATGGAGGGGAAGTTTTAGTTCATTTGACAACTTCAAAGATGATGTATTTATGACAGCATCACAAGAAATAGTGAGTTTGCTGGCAGGATTTGGTTACACACTTTTTGTGTTTCTTATTGGAGTTAGGATGGATTTAAGTGTGGTTAAAAGATCAGGAAGACAATCTTTGATAGGTGGTGTTTTATCGATAGTTATTCCTGCAATACTTGGTTCATTGACAGCATTTGGTTTTTCAAGACTTGGTAAAACACATGAAACGGCTAACATGGAGTTTGTAGCAGCAAACCAATCATACACTTCATTTGCTGTTGTGGTTTGCCTTCTTGACCATCTCAAAATTCTGAATTCTGAAGTTGGTCGTTTGGTACTTTCTACTACAATCGTAGCTGATTTGGTGGGTCTGAGTTTCTCCTTCATAATTACTGTTGTTGAAAATGTTCAAAGCCAGGGTGCTTTGAGTGGTTTGATGACTATTGCTTTGGCGGTTGGATCGATGGTCCTTGTCGTGTTTCTCTTTCGCCCTGCGATGCTTTGGATTGTTAGGTCTACACCAAGTGGGAGGCCTGTGCCGGATGGATACATATGCATCATTATTGTATTGGTGCTTGTATCTAGTGCAACTTCTAACATTATGGGACGAACCGTTTATTCAGGACCATTTATCTTGGGTTTGATTGTGCCTGAAGGACCACCTTTAGGAGCTAGTCTAGTGAATAAACTCGACAGCATTATTACATCGGTTTTCGTTCCGCTCTTTGTCACTATTTGTGTGATGAAGGTTGATCTTTCATTCCTTCTTTACGATGGAGAATTTTTTATCTATTCTACTATCGTGATCTTTATATCCACTATTGGAAAATTGGCTGTTTCTGTTGGTACTGCTCTATATTTCAAGATGTCTTCTCATGATGCCTTGGCATTTGGCCTCATAATGTGTACCAAAGGCATTGTAGAGCTTGCTGCTTGCTCTTTCTTTTATGACAGTAAT TTACTAAGTAAGCAGACTTTTGCAGTGCTAATTGTTGATATTTTGATTTTCTCGATACTGATGCCGATGCTCGTGAAATGGTTCTATGATCCttcaagaaaatattctcaCTATCAGAAAAAGAACATTCTCAATTTGAAACCTGATGCTGAGTTGAGCATATTAGGATGCATTCATACACAGGATGACCTTCCTGTTTTGCTTAACCTTCTTGATGCATCATGCCCAACCGAGGAGTCTCCTGTTTCTCTGTATGCTCTTCACCTTGTAGAATTGGTTGGTCGAGCTACGCCTGTTTTCATCACACATGAGCTTCATGACAAAAAATGTTCATCTGAAGTGATGGTCTCAGATAGTCTTATTCAAATGCTTCGCAAGTACGAAATGAGTAACGAAGGTGTTGTATCGATTGAGGCATTCACAGCAATAGCTCCAATGAAACTAATGCACGACGACATATGCACCGTAGCAGTTAACAAACTCACTTCCATTATAATCCTTCCATTTCATCGAAGATGGACAAGAGAAGGATTCGTGGATTCAGAGGATAACACAATAAGAGCATTAAATTGCCAAGTCCTTGAGCGAGCACCGTGCTCAGTGGGAATCCTCATTGATCGTGGCCATCTTTTGAGCTATCGTTCGTTTGGAGGTTCTTGTGCATCGTTATTACAAGTTGCAATGGTTTTCATTGGTGGTCAAGACGATAGGGAAGCATTTTCATTTGCTAGACGCATGGTTAAAGAGTTGAGTACTGCTCAACTCACAGTGATACGCTTACTTGCAGAAGATGAGAGCATTAGCCATTGGGAGATGGTTCTTGACACGGAACTGTTGAACGACGTGAAGCATAGTTTTGTGGGGGGCGAACCTTTCAGATACGTGGAAAAGAGAGCGGATGAGGGGTCGGAGACAGCATCAATAGTAAGATCTCTTGGTGATGAATATGATCTTATCATAGTTGGAAGAAGAGAGGGGATTGATTCACCACAAACTTCAGGTTTGATGGAATGGAATGAGTTTCCTGAACTTGGGATCATTGGAGACATGCTTGCCTCTGCTGATTCACATGTTAAAGCCTCCACCTTGGTGgttcaacaacaacaacaatggTCATTTTATAAACAATGA